AGTTGGATACAATCGTACCGAGATTTGCCAATACTTGTAAACCAATGGGCAAATGTGGTTCGCTGGGAAATGCGTACACGTTTATTTTTACGTACTACCGAATTTTTATGGCAAGAGGGACATACCGCACACGCCACAAAAGAAGAGGCTATTATTGAAGCGGAAAAAATGTTGCATGTATATGCTGATTTTGCTGAGAACTGGCTTGCTGTGCCGGTTTTAAAAGGTGTTAAAACAGCCAACGAACGTTTTGCAGGTGCAATAGAAACGTATTGCATTGAGGCTATGATGCAAGATGGAAAGGCATTACAAGCAGGCACATCGCACTTCTTAGGACAAAATTTTGCAAAAGCTTTTGATGTGAAATTTGCCACCTCCGAAGGAAAACAAGAGTTTGTATGGGCTACATCTTGGGGCGTTTCAACTCGCTTGATGGGTGCACTGGTAATGGCACACTCCGACAACGAAGGATTGGTGTTACCTCCAAAGCTTGCTCCTATACAAGTGGCAATTGTTCCGATTTACAAAGGAGACGAGCAATTGCAGCAAATAAGCACTATTGCAAACAACCTTAAAAAAGAATTAGAAGGGAGAGGAATCTCTGTAAAGTACGATGACAGAGACAACCAACGTCCGGGCTGGAAATTTGCCGAATATGAATTAAAGGGAATACCTGTGCGTATTGCCATTGGTGGACGCGATTTAGAAAACGGCACAGCCGAAGTTGCAAGAAGAGATACGAAAGAGAAAGCCACTATCAAACAAATAGACCTTGTTGGTCATGTAGCGCAGCTGATGGAGGATATTCAAAAAAATATTTATGCCAAAGCAATAGAGAAAAGAAAAAGCCTAACGAGCGAAGCCAATAGCTATGATGAGTTTAAAAAACTATTGGACGAGAAAGGTGGATTTATTTATGCACATTGGGACGGAACAAGCGAAACAGAAGAAAAAATAAAAGAAGAAACAAAAGCTACGATTCGCTGCATTCCTTTAGATAACAAGCAAGAGAATGGAACATGCATATACTCAGGCAAACCATCTACACAAAGAGTTGTTTTTGCTCGAGCATATTAATAGTTATATTTAGTTTATTCAACAAATTACGTACATGGCAAATCCAACTCCCAAAGAGCTTATCATAAAAACACTTTCTGAGAAATCTGTAACTAAGCAAGATGTTTACAAGCAAACGTTGGAGACTTTCAAAATGTTAAAGAGTGCTTGCAAAGAGCTGTCTGAAGACTTGAAAGGAGCTACCGCTAAAATTGACAAGCGGCTAATTGTTGATTACAAAGATAAAAGCGAGTTTGAATTTGAGCTCCGCGTAGCTGGCGATGTGCTTATGTTTTACATGCACACCAACGTGTTTGAGTTTGACAAAAGTCATCCTGTTTGGAAAACATCGTACGTTAAAAAAAATGAATTCAACTCTTATTGCGGACAAATTTATATTTACAATTTTCTCTCCGACTCTTTTAAATACAACAGGTCTAGAGATGTTGGCTATCTAATTGCTCGACTATTTATAAATAAGGATGCACATTATTTTGTAGAAGGAAAAAGACAATTAGGTTTTTTGTATAACAATTTTGCAAATGCAGTAGTTGACAAAGAGCACCTTAAAAACATTGTAGA
The sequence above is drawn from the Bacteroidota bacterium genome and encodes:
- a CDS encoding proline--tRNA ligase — translated: MSKEVVKREDNYSEWYNNLVVKADLADHSAVRGCMVIKPYGYAIWEKMQATLDKMFKDTGHVNAYFPLFIPKSFFSKEASHVDGFAKECAVVTHYRLKNAPDGSGIIVDEDAKLEEELIVRPTSETIIWNTYKSWIQSYRDLPILVNQWANVVRWEMRTRLFLRTTEFLWQEGHTAHATKEEAIIEAEKMLHVYADFAENWLAVPVLKGVKTANERFAGAIETYCIEAMMQDGKALQAGTSHFLGQNFAKAFDVKFATSEGKQEFVWATSWGVSTRLMGALVMAHSDNEGLVLPPKLAPIQVAIVPIYKGDEQLQQISTIANNLKKELEGRGISVKYDDRDNQRPGWKFAEYELKGIPVRIAIGGRDLENGTAEVARRDTKEKATIKQIDLVGHVAQLMEDIQKNIYAKAIEKRKSLTSEANSYDEFKKLLDEKGGFIYAHWDGTSETEEKIKEETKATIRCIPLDNKQENGTCIYSGKPSTQRVVFARAY